The Alphaproteobacteria bacterium genomic sequence AATCCGGATCGAGCAGGAAGTCATCGGCGAAGCCGTCGGCTCGCAGGACCAGATCTGGGCGGCTCATGGCGGGCTGAGCCGGATCAGTTTTTCGCAGGACGGCAGCTTCGATGTGCATCCGATCGTGGTCGAACCGGACCGGCGCAAGCTGCTGAACAGTCATATGATGCTGTTTTTCACGGGGTTTTCGCGCATTGCGGCGGAGATCGAGCAGGAAAAAATCGCCAATGTCGATAAGCGGAAAACCCAGTTGCGGGCGCTGGGCGCGATGGTCGACGAAGGCACGCAGATCCTGCAGAACCGTAACGGCGATATCACTGAAATCGGCGAATTGCTGAACGAGGCCTGGCGCCTGAAGAAGGAAATGTCGGACAGGGTCACGACAAAGGCCATCGACGAGATATACGACGCCGCGCTGGAAGCCGGCGCCATCGGCGGCAAGCTGCTGGGCGCGGGCGGCGGCGGTTTCCTGCTGCTGTTCGTGGCCCCGGAAAAACACGTAGCGGT encodes the following:
- a CDS encoding kinase, with protein sequence MIICRTPFRVSLFGGGTDFPAWYLNHGGAVLGTTINKYCYLTVRTLPPFFEHKHRVVYSRIELAQKISEIQHPSVRAVMSEMAIDEGLEIHHDGDLPARSGLGSSSSFTVGLLHVLSAYRGRMISARALAQEAIRIEQEVIGEAVGSQDQIWAAHGGLSRISFSQDGSFDVHPIVVEPDRRKLLNSHMMLFFTGFSRIAAEIEQEKIANVDKRKTQLRALGAMVDEGTQILQNRNGDITEIGELLNEAWRLKKEMSDRVTTKAIDEIYDAALEAGAIGGKLLGAGGGGFLLLFVAPEKHVAVRRRLSALTHVSIEIGSPGSRIVVYEPEEQEIFQGPP